A part of Leptotrichia hongkongensis genomic DNA contains:
- the nadN gene encoding NAD nucleotidase, with the protein MKKLLLLGLTLALFSAANLEAKTSRKANSQSSSGAFELNVAHINDHHSHLEEEKMPLKLNGKTVTVHIGGLPRVAQAIKNFRQNNKNTLVLHAGDAVTGTLYYTLFEGKADAELMNAINFDVYTLGNHEFDDGNKFLKSFLDVLKIPVVSANVVPDKGSILEGKWKPYMIKNIGGQNIGIIGIDVVKKTKESSSPGDDIKFLDEIETARKYVNELQSKGINKIILLSHAGYEKNVEIGQKVDGVDLIITGDTHYLLGKEFEQFGLVPEADSYPKKVNSPNGNPVYIAEAWNYSYLLGQMKAKFDKNGVITELIPTPKVLIGDDFFEVKNAEGKGVQLDQKEKNEILSSIKNNKNIAAIKNDPALAKLLERYQKEKTELGKRTVGKITEEIPGGSDNRVPNEHNKDGSFATTLVAESVLHKLRNTGTGNVDFVIGNAGNVRITLNPGVFTYDLAYSLLPFTSNTVFITDITGAEVKQTLEDAIDYVLNGGSTGAFPYGAGIRYEATKEGKLGTRVKKIEVFDFKANKWVPIDAKKSYMLAVNSYIAKGKDGYTTLGKITAQKRGTDTHLSDTKIFIDYLKEKKEIGKPKSTNVIFKY; encoded by the coding sequence ATGAAAAAATTATTATTATTGGGATTGACATTAGCACTATTTTCAGCAGCTAATTTGGAGGCAAAGACTAGTCGTAAAGCGAACAGCCAAAGTTCATCTGGAGCATTTGAGCTAAATGTGGCTCATATTAATGACCATCATTCGCATCTTGAAGAGGAAAAAATGCCTCTTAAACTTAATGGGAAGACTGTTACGGTACATATTGGAGGATTGCCAAGAGTGGCACAGGCAATCAAAAATTTTAGACAGAATAATAAAAATACTCTTGTATTACACGCAGGAGATGCTGTAACAGGGACACTTTATTATACGTTATTTGAAGGAAAAGCCGATGCTGAACTTATGAATGCAATAAATTTTGACGTTTATACATTGGGAAATCATGAATTTGATGATGGGAACAAATTTTTGAAATCATTTCTAGATGTTTTAAAAATACCAGTAGTTTCAGCCAATGTTGTTCCTGATAAAGGAAGTATTCTGGAAGGAAAATGGAAACCGTATATGATAAAGAATATTGGTGGTCAGAATATTGGAATTATAGGAATAGATGTTGTGAAAAAGACTAAGGAATCATCAAGTCCTGGAGACGATATCAAATTTTTAGATGAAATTGAAACAGCAAGAAAATACGTAAATGAATTACAAAGTAAAGGAATAAATAAAATAATATTATTATCTCATGCAGGATATGAAAAAAATGTTGAAATTGGACAAAAAGTTGACGGTGTAGATTTAATTATAACTGGGGATACTCACTATCTTTTAGGAAAAGAATTTGAACAATTTGGGTTAGTTCCAGAAGCAGACAGTTATCCTAAAAAAGTGAATTCTCCTAATGGAAATCCAGTTTATATTGCGGAAGCATGGAATTATTCATATTTATTGGGACAAATGAAGGCAAAATTCGATAAAAACGGAGTAATTACTGAATTAATTCCAACTCCAAAAGTTTTAATTGGAGATGACTTTTTTGAAGTGAAAAATGCTGAAGGAAAAGGAGTTCAATTAGATCAAAAAGAAAAAAATGAAATTTTAAGTTCAATAAAAAATAATAAAAATATAGCTGCCATCAAAAATGATCCAGCTTTAGCAAAACTTCTTGAAAGATACCAGAAAGAAAAAACAGAACTTGGGAAACGTACAGTTGGTAAAATTACAGAAGAAATCCCAGGAGGTTCAGACAACAGAGTACCAAATGAACACAATAAGGACGGTTCTTTCGCAACAACTCTTGTAGCTGAATCAGTTTTACATAAGTTAAGAAATACAGGAACTGGAAATGTTGATTTTGTGATTGGAAATGCGGGAAATGTAAGAATTACACTAAATCCTGGTGTATTCACTTATGATTTAGCATATTCATTATTGCCATTCACTTCAAATACAGTATTCATAACTGATATTACAGGTGCAGAAGTGAAACAGACATTAGAAGATGCGATTGACTATGTACTAAACGGAGGTTCAACAGGAGCATTCCCTTATGGTGCAGGAATCAGATACGAAGCCACAAAAGAAGGAAAACTTGGAACAAGAGTCAAAAAAATAGAAGTATTTGACTTTAAAGCAAACAAATGGGTACCAATTGATGCTAAAAAATCCTATATGTTAGCTGTAAACTCTTATATAGCCAAAGGAAAAGATGGTTACACAACATTAGGGAAAATCACTGCTCAAAAACGTGGAACAGACACTCATTTAAGTGATACAAAAATATTTATAGATTATTTGAAAGAGAAAAAAGAAATAGGAAAACCAAAATCTACAAACGTAATCTTCAAATACTAA
- a CDS encoding acyltransferase has translation MAIDIIRIFAFVFIVFLHTLNRQFGVDVWMGGYAIISIGVNLFIMISGYLLLDKTEETIVFFKKRILNILPLFLVFNIIYIYFGKIPIIPVLKGKAISASHFWYIYMILGLYLLTPWLQKVLKYAEKETLFVVFLWFLCNILNPYLRYFNLAEIPFSNFPLTGFIGYYILGYFVKKYDNKVKRASFILIIVIYALGFLLSFLSTKYVLAVTGKRVSDFFDKNSLGTFIMTLSFFVFWCKFNFSKRDRIIKIVADSTYFAFLVHLIVLHFVIKISDEMIFKSVMTIGISIILGILYNLLKQIKIKN, from the coding sequence ATGGCAATTGATATTATAAGAATTTTTGCATTTGTTTTTATTGTGTTTTTACATACTTTAAATAGGCAGTTTGGAGTAGATGTATGGATGGGAGGTTATGCAATTATTTCGATTGGGGTTAATTTGTTTATTATGATTAGTGGATATTTGCTGCTTGATAAAACCGAAGAGACAATAGTATTTTTTAAAAAAAGGATTTTAAATATTTTACCACTTTTTTTAGTATTTAATATTATATATATTTATTTTGGAAAAATTCCGATTATACCAGTTTTGAAAGGGAAAGCGATTTCAGCATCGCATTTTTGGTATATTTATATGATACTGGGGCTGTATCTTCTTACGCCGTGGTTGCAAAAGGTGTTGAAATATGCAGAAAAAGAGACTCTTTTTGTAGTTTTTCTCTGGTTTTTGTGCAATATTTTAAATCCGTATTTACGATATTTTAATCTTGCTGAAATTCCATTTTCTAATTTTCCATTGACAGGCTTTATTGGGTATTATATTTTAGGGTATTTTGTAAAGAAATACGACAATAAAGTAAAAAGGGCATCATTTATTTTAATAATAGTTATCTATGCTTTAGGATTCTTGCTAAGTTTTTTATCTACTAAATATGTTTTAGCAGTAACAGGAAAACGTGTATCTGATTTTTTTGATAAAAATTCACTAGGAACATTTATTATGACGCTTTCCTTTTTTGTATTTTGGTGTAAATTTAACTTTTCTAAAAGAGACAGGATTATAAAAATAGTGGCAGATTCTACATATTTTGCATTCCTAGTTCATCTTATAGTGCTTCATTTTGTTATAAAGATAAGCGATGAAATGATTTTTAAATCAGTAATGACAATTGGAATAAGTATAATTTTAGGAATTTTGTATAATCTTCTTAAACAAATTAAAATTAAGAACTAA
- a CDS encoding OmpA family protein, producing the protein MEKKSKITAMLSVLLVSAPTTAKKITTSNLRDNAMRTTAIEVDEANIDNIEAEASKNQKESDIVVLDANKLKFDFNSATIKDEYNSVLEKLKNYIEAKNHKISITGYTDSKGTKEYNKELSLRRAESLEEKLIELGLSPDKIVETKGNGDNNPVASNDTEEGRAANRRIEVQFIN; encoded by the coding sequence ATGGAGAAAAAATCAAAAATAACTGCAATGCTATCTGTATTATTAGTTTCTGCTCCAACTACAGCTAAGAAAATCACAACATCAAACCTACGTGACAATGCGATGAGAACAACTGCAATTGAAGTTGATGAAGCAAATATAGATAATATTGAAGCAGAAGCATCAAAAAATCAAAAAGAATCTGATATTGTTGTATTAGATGCAAATAAATTAAAATTTGATTTTAATAGTGCTACAATAAAAGATGAATACAATTCTGTACTAGAAAAACTTAAAAACTATATTGAGGCTAAAAATCACAAAATCTCAATTACTGGTTATACTGATTCTAAAGGAACTAAGGAATATAATAAAGAATTGTCACTACGAAGAGCTGAAAGTCTTGAAGAAAAATTAATCGAATTAGGACTCTCTCCTGATAAAATTGTTGAAACAAAAGGAAATGGAGATAATAATCCAGTAGCTTCAAATGATACAGAGGAAGGAAGAGCTGCGAATAGACGTATTGAAGTTCAATTTATAAATTAA
- a CDS encoding copper homeostasis protein CutC: MNKYTLEICVDSVESAINAQKGGATRLELCSNLIIGGTTPTKSLFEEVRKNVNIPINVLIRPRFGDFLYSKYEIEIIKNEIRMFREMGADGIVVGILTKEGEIDLENMKSFISEAQNIPVTFHRAFDVCKNPVEAFDELKKIGVKAILTSGQEENCLKGKQLLKKLIELSNKDNKNKIEIIVGAGLNILNIGEIKNFTGANNFHFSGKKVRKSDMEYKKQDINMGIKGFSEFEILETDEKIVQEVSEYLKKTIN; encoded by the coding sequence ATGAATAAGTATACTCTTGAAATATGTGTGGATAGTGTGGAATCTGCAATAAATGCTCAAAAAGGCGGAGCTACAAGACTGGAGCTTTGCAGCAACTTGATAATTGGAGGAACTACACCTACAAAGAGTTTATTTGAAGAAGTGCGTAAAAATGTGAATATTCCAATAAATGTATTGATAAGACCGAGATTTGGTGATTTTTTGTATTCTAAATATGAAATTGAAATTATAAAAAATGAAATAAGAATGTTTAGAGAAATGGGAGCGGATGGGATAGTTGTGGGAATTTTGACTAAAGAAGGAGAAATAGATTTGGAAAATATGAAAAGTTTTATTTCTGAAGCACAAAATATTCCAGTAACTTTTCATAGGGCATTTGATGTATGTAAAAATCCAGTAGAGGCATTTGATGAATTAAAAAAAATAGGGGTGAAGGCTATATTAACATCAGGACAGGAAGAAAATTGCCTAAAAGGTAAACAATTATTAAAAAAATTAATTGAGCTTTCAAATAAAGATAATAAAAATAAAATCGAAATAATTGTTGGAGCAGGATTAAATATTTTAAATATTGGGGAAATAAAAAATTTTACAGGTGCAAATAATTTTCATTTTTCTGGAAAAAAAGTAAGAAAGAGTGACATGGAATATAAAAAACAGGATATAAATATGGGAATAAAAGGGTTTAGTGAATTTGAAATTCTAGAAACTGACGAAAAAATAGTACAGGAAGTATCTGAATACCTAAAAAAGACTATTAATTAA